Proteins from one Rosa chinensis cultivar Old Blush chromosome 7, RchiOBHm-V2, whole genome shotgun sequence genomic window:
- the LOC112175210 gene encoding probable serine/threonine-protein kinase PBL19 has translation MVIDVDEVEGIMAMLIHKSLGQKEWLAEVQFLGVVNHPNLAKLLGYCSIDGERGIQRLLVTNNAWCCSSSDWLIYTRDWKSR, from the exons ATGGTCATTGATGTGGATGAG GTAGAGGGCATAATGGCGATGCTAATACACAAAAGTCTG GGTCAAAAAGAATGGCTTGCAGAGGTTCAATTTCTTGGTGTGGTAAATCACCCAAATCTAGCAAAGCTTCTAGGATATTGCTCTATAGATGGAGAAAGAGGGATCCAACGGCTATTG GTTACAAATAATGCTTGGTGCTGCTCAAGCTCGGATTGGCTTATCTACACGAGGGACTGGAAGTCCAG GTGA
- the LOC112177652 gene encoding receptor-like protein EIX1, which translates to MSGRSMHFVLVGLVCLAVASAISCSSVGSSYNIMCLESERQALLQFKQGLVDESNALASWKSEKDCCKWRGIACNNQTGHVTGLNFSFSCDSYFNYSEVPLRGAMSPSLLELPFLNYLDLSYNDFEGIVIPKLIGSLSQLKELKLAHANFSGLVPPQLGNLSNLHTLDLFGNHDASSENLEWLSHLSSLRYLNMAWLNLSEAVNWPQSLSKLTLLTKLQLSQSNVSSNFVHIDLSHSQLEGPIPDVFTSMLSLVTLDLSWNKLEGGIPKGFQNLCSLESLTLWSNQLSENIEDSVKTLSCAENTLMTLDLSYNQFWGSWPDLARFSKLRELHLGKNQLNGSVPASVGQLSSLEHLSLSGNSFTGVIIESHFLKLSHLHYLGLSGNYFSINLSSDWNPPFQLTGLLDMSSYKLGPAFPKWILTQTNLTGLYLSNAGLSGSLPNKFWDIFSGLFQLDLSMNQIRGKLPNLSTMSLSNVYLSSNLLSGAMPSFSPELRKLYLSNNKFSEPLSCFCATQAPYLGLIDISENQLSGELPNYWKQFQGLEALKLEKNKLSGKIPSSLGNLKRLTLLSLNANNFSGELPSLENCTNTTSIMASDDSDDSFGLSSDEVGRCC; encoded by the exons ATGAGTGGTAGATCTATgcattttgttttggttggCCTTGTGTGCCTGGCCGTTGCCTCTGCTATTTCTTGTTCTAGTGTTGGAAGCTCCTACAATATTATGTGCTTGGAGAGTGAAAGGCAGGCTCTTCTACAGTTCAAACAAGGCCTTGTGGATGAGTCCAATGCTCTTGCCTCTTGGAAAAGTGAGAAAGATTGCTGCAAGTGGAGAGGAATAGCATGCAACAACCAAACAGGTCATGTTACAGGTCTTAATTTCTCCTTTAGTTGTGATTCATATTTCAATTATAGTGAAGTTCCTTTAAGAGGTGCAATGAGTCCTTCACTACTTGAATTACCATTTCTAAATTACTTGGACCTCAGTTATAATGATTTTGAAGGAATTGTGATTCCCAAGCTCATTGGCTCTTTGAGTCAATTGAAAGAACTCAAACTTGCACATGCTAATTTCAGTGGACTTGTTCCTCCCCAACTTGGAAACCTCTCTAATTTGCACACTCTTGATCTTTTCGGGAACCATGATGCTAGTTCTGAAAACCTTGAGTGGTtatctcatctttcttccttgaGATACCTGAACATGGCATGGCTGAATTTGTCTGAGGCTGTGAATTGGCCACAATCTTTAAGCAAGCTCACTTTACTGACAAAGCTTCAGTTATCCCAGT CCAATGTCAGCAGCAACTTTGTCCATATTGATCTCTCTCATAGCCAACTGGAAGGTCCCATCCCAGATgtcttcacaagcatgctttctCTAGTAACACTAGATCTGTCTTGGAATAAACTTGAAGGTGGGATACCAAAAGGCTTTCAAAACTTATGCAGCTTAGAGTCGTTGACCTTATGGAGCAACCAATTGTCTGAAAACATTGAGGACTCTGTTAAAACCTTGTCTTGTGCTGAGAACACACTTATGACCCTGGACTTGAGTTATAACCAGTTTTGGGGGTCATGGCCAGATTTGGCACGATTTTCAAAGTTAAGAGAGTTACATCTTGGCAAAAATCAACTAAATGGGTCTGTACCCGCGAGTGTCGGGCAACTCTCTAGCCTTGAACATCTATCTCTCTCGGGGAATTCTTTCACTGGTGTCATAATAGAATCCCACTTTCTGAAGCTCTCTCATTTACACTATTTGGGTCTTTCTGGTAATTATTTCTCTATCAACCTGAGCTCTGATTGGAATCCACCATTTCAACTTACTGGTCTGTTAGACATGTCCTCCTACAAGCTGGGCCCAGCTTTTCCCAAATGGATTCTAACGCAAACAAATCTTACCGGTCTTTATCTCTCTAATGCTGGACTATCAGGATCATTACCTAACAAGTTCTGGGATATATTTTCTGGCTTATTTCAGTTAGATCTCTCTATGAACCAAATCCGTGGAAAACTACCGAATCTGTCAACAATGAGCTTGAGTAATGTTTATTTGTCTTCTAATCTACTTTCTGGTGCAATGCCATCATTTTCTCCTGAGCTCAGAAAGTTGTATCTCTCGAATAACAAGTTTTCTGAGCCGCTGTCTTGCTTCTGTGCAACGCAGGCTCCATATTTGGGTTTGATTGACATTTCTGAGAACCAACTGTCAGGAGAGCTTCCTAACTATTGGAAGCAATTCCAAGGATTGGAAGCTTTGAAATTGGAGAAAAATAAATTATCTGGAAAAATACCAAGCTCTTTAGGCAATCTAAAGAGACTTACGTTATTGAGTTTGAATGCTAACAACTTTTCAGGAGAATTGCCTTCTCTAGAGAACTGTACCAACACTACGTCAATaatggcatcagacgacagtgacgACAGTTTTggactgtcgtctgatgaggttGGGCGCTGTTGTTAA